GCTGCTGTGTGCCGTCATTCATCGTTGCCCAGAAGACCATCGCGGCCATTTTACTTTTTTATGACATCTGATATATGGATGTACACTAATGCTATCTAATGCTATACAGTTAATAACGCGATTTCTTACAATATGCTGAAGGTTTGTGTACATTGAGTAAGGCGAAATATTCCCGCGTCACACACATATTTTGATTTTCTTGGTGGCAGCTAACGCCCGCATACAAGCTTCACTTGCTTGAACTTTCACTTGAGCGTGTGGTAGGTGCCACGATGGACCTTGTGGCGGAGTTTTACAATGAGCCTGCAACACACAGACAGTTGGTTTGCATATTGCAACTGCTTGGGACTGGCCAAGTGGCCGTGAAACTCTACGGGCGATGCGGACTCATAGCACAGCGTTTCGGTCACGTTTCATTTCTTATAGAACGTAAGAGTAGTGTACTTAGTGTAACTGTTCGGCAATACCGAAAGAACGGCATAAGTAATCACAGGTTTGACAGCTGCGGTAGAAACGCATGTATGTGAGCACAGCCGCTTCTCTTGTAGCTGATATCTTCGCAGGACCGTTGTTACCGGTTGACAACACTGTAGCTCCTTCACCGCACGCGTGACAAGCCAGAAGGCCTAGCAGAAAGAAGCGGTCGCGCCTCACACGTTCGTTCGACAGTGTACGGGCCTGTCAAGCGGCTTTTGTAGTCTCCGGACAAACAGGGTGTGCACGCGCACGTGTTAGAACCGTCAACTAAAAATGACGTAGGTTTCGAGCACAATATAGGTGTGGAAAACATTGGTGCATTGGCATTGTGTAACTGTAAGTCACAATACTGTCGTTGCTCTTTACGGTCGTTATAGAATTAGACCCCGCACCTTTTAAGCCTGAACCAGAATTACACTGTGTCAAAAAACCTTGATCCTTAATCTTGGTCATAGGTGAGGATGTCGGAAGGGCTCGATAGGTTGGGGAAGTGAGATGGATGGAAAAGTCAACGGTTACTTGTCCTCATCTGCGACAGCTATGGCAGACCAGACTGGGGGCATGGGTTGTAGTACTCCTGCAATTACGTCATATTGTATTAAAACAATGTCTGTGGCCGAaaaaggtaggtaggtaggttggATTAATTGGCGTCTAACTGGAGAGGTTGACAGCAGTACGCCTCCGGCTACTCCATTTCActtctatgcaaaaaaaaaaaaaaaatctctgtCGCCAGGACAGCTGGCGCGTCCCACAAAAAACACGTCACAGTTTCGATCCCATTACAGAAATATTGCTGTCAACATTGTTTTACTAATATTTGAGATATAGCACCTCTACAAATTTTTTGTTCAACTGTTAGAACACAGTAATGTTTTCTCATCGTTTTCTATTGGCCCCCGAGAATGTTCGTGCCTATACAGTTTCCAAAAAGAAGCTTCAAGCAAAGCTTCATTAATGCTTGCTTAactattttttgtttgtttgtttgaagcCTCCTGGGTGCCGAGTTTTCGGCAGTCACGTACCTCATCTCTCTCGGTGCACTTCTGGGCAAGACGAGCTTGATCCAGAATGCCATTATCGGGATCGTGGAAACCGCGCTTGGTGCCGGCAACGAATACCTAGGTGTATCGGTGCTCCAGGTTAAGTATACAAACTGTATCACTTGCTCCTAATGACTCCTTTCCGACAATTGAACGATGCAAGTTCTGCTGCTGGTAACCTATACACTTCTCGTCGCGTTTAGTTACGAGTCGTTAAGTTCACCATTATTTGAAGGAATGATTCTAGGTTTCAGCCTGCTCGAAAATTCGATGAGATCCATTACCTGGttcttaaatgtttttttttttcttggtgtacCATTTGTACAACTGCGCTTCATAGAACGACTTCTAAGCTGGCTAAGGTGAATGTTGATTCACTTCGTGAATCCATACTTATTTTTGTGCTATTTCTTTAAAATGGTCTTGCTATGATGCAAATGTCTGTCAGACGTGCTATTGAATGCTGATTAATTCGAACTCTCTTTAGTTTGCGAGCAGGCGTGTTCGAGCAGTCGGCACAACTGATGCTCAAAGAATTCTTGAAGAACACCAATGGCAACGAGTGTAGCGCTCATTTCACACCTTCTAAATAAGTTTTTCGCATCGTTTGTCGtgcgtccggtattttcatgcAGTTTACTATGGCACTTTGGAAGTTAAGACAACCGCTTTTGAGGAGGAGGTATATATGCAGCTCTTCCTGAATCCTTGAAATAAACTGTTCTTAGGCGTCTATAGTTTTTATTGTTAGCATTCATGGGGGTATTCGCAGTTGTCGTTTGCCGAGCTAACAAGTGTCTGTCTATCTCAGGCCGTGGATCCTGGCGGCTCCATTTTCTTGCACACCTTCGGGGCCTACTTCGGCCTGGCACTAGCCTTCGCCCTGCATAGGAAAGACCACTTGAGCCACCGCAACGAGGGATCTTCGTACACTTCTGACGTCTTCGCTATGATTGGTCAGTCGTACTCCGTACGGGTGGTGTGGTCCAAAACAGCGTTTCTACGCGCCGAGGAAATAAAAGCAGCTCAGTTGTAAATGAGTACACGTACCAACGTGTTTCGCGCGTTGTGGGAAATTTCATAGAAACCGTCCAGTTTCATGTGGGGAGGGAAGTGGAACGCGAAGAAACTTCACAGTGCGTCGTGCTGGCTTTTAGTTGGCCTGAGCGGCCTTTGTTTACTTAGACACAAGTGCACATCTTTGTATTGAGTTTATAATGTACGCAGTCTAGTCTATGTCCACAAGATGTACGTTTCCCTCTTATCATTTTGAATTTAATTAGCGGTGTAGTTGACGTGTCCTGAAACAGAGATTGAGGCGCCTGCTGACCCTACTATGCTTCTTATCGTCCCCGCTTTCACGTTTTGTGAATTTCCTGTGCCTTtcaacagcacaaaaaaaaaaacacgaaaaaaccCCCCACCACGATTCATGTTGAGACTCACGTTATTTACTGCGAGAACGGTGAAACACGGAGAGACATGAACAACACGATCACACTGAATGATGAGCATCCTTTGTTTTGTGTTGTTCGTGTTATTCATGTGTCTTCATGTCGGGCTAGTTGGCCCAACACGGAGCTAGTTGGCTAGcaagcaccaactagcccaagacaAGATAGTAAAGCCAAGACGTTCTAGCTCTGTCCAGAACACGGCTTGAGGAGCGGAACATACTGCGTTCGAATTGTCTCCGCCGTGGTGCTGCGAAACAGTTACGACACGGCAGTTCCGTATCGCCACAATACAACGCCAATATCTTCCTTGTTGTTGATGCCCGGCATAAGGCGAGCGGGGGAACCCCCGCCATAGTAATTTCCCGCCTTCGTGATTCCGGGACTTCAAGAACGTCGCTCGGCTTGAAGGGCAGATCTGAAGGGGTCTCGCATCGTTGGTGGGCATCATTAGCCCACGCGAGAATTCAGTCGCGATGCCCCCTCGTTTAGTCATAGAATGACGTAACCATCGCCCCCACGCCACCTCTCTTCGTTCGCTTCTCAGAATGCGCTGTTTCCTCATATGCGCTCTTCGCAAATGTCGTGAGGCACAAACACATCAGTTTGATGGTTTCGTCTTAGCGAAAGGGTCTCATGCTGCTATAATTTATAGAAATCACCTCCCTACGGCAATACTGACAATACTTTTTGGTGTGCGTGCTGTTAAGAGACCACACTAAGCTCGCCATGCGTGCGGTCTAAGGAAGCTCTCAGAGCATTTTATGAACGTAATTTCTGTGCAGCACACTCACAGTATTTCTGCAACGGGCGCCTTCTCAAATCGTGGCCTTTTCAGGGCGCGGCCACGCCCCCGGAACGCTACTGTTCAGAACAACCCTCTTAaaggattttttttaatttccctgCTGTGCGTTTTTTCATGCACAAGTAGCGAGAACTGCGCGAGTTGGGACACCTTCATGATCTGTCAGTGCGACGACTGACAAAGACGAACAAGAAGAGACGATCACAGGTGCTGTGTATTAAATGAAGCGTTAATGAAAACACGTGGCCCGTATATACAGCGCGCATTACACCAAAGCGGGAAAACCAAAACTAAAACCAACAACTTGTACAACAGCACTACACACATCACGTGTGATTAAACCTGATTTTAAATGTTTAATTCATCCTCTGTTAGAATGGCGTAGGGCTGACTTACGCATTCGTGCGAGTGCTTATGGATGTGAAAAGCCGCAGCTATCTCGCGCGTCTACTGCTTTCTGTGCCTCATAAATATATCGAAAAGTGGCTGCAGCAACCACAAATGCGACAGTGGCTAGGTAGATGAGAGCTGGGTGTGCCTTTTAAGAAAGTGTCGTGTTCTTTGAGGCGTACGTTGATGAACCGCCCGGTGTGGCCAATGTAGACTTTACCGCAAGAAATTGGAACTTGGTACAGAACGCCGGCACCACAGGGCATTGACCCGGAATTATGCTTGATCGAACAGCCAGTGTACTGACGCGCAGTCCCACCATCACTCATTCCGTCACTCTAACACAGGGTGAGTTTAACTTTTTAAATCAGGTTTAATCACACGTGATGTGTGTGGTGCTGTTATACAAGGTGATGAATTTAGTTATGGTTTTCCCGCATTAGTGCCATCTGTGTTGTATATATTGGCCACATGGTTGCATTAAGGCTTCAGTTAATATACACAGCGCCTATGAACGTCTCTCAATTCTTTTTCGTCTTTGTCTTTTGTTGCGCTGACAGATCATGAATGTATTTTCATGATTGCAACGAAAAAGAATCCCGTTTCAATTATTCAGGCATGTCTCTGTGTCTCGTACATCCAAATGTACCTTGCAATAGAAGCGTTGCTCATTTGTGCTGGTTCTCACGAGGGACTacgagagagagtgagagagagtgagagagagagagagaggtgggatTCCGATTCGCATTATGCCTCATAAGCGTCCTGCGCGTGTATCTCGGACCAGGGCAAATTGTTGTGTAACTCAGAAGCCGTCTTGAAGAGCCCAGCTGAATTTCTCCGCGCCATCCTACGATCAGTGCGGATAACAAGTTCAGCTTTCATAATATTCCCGCCATCTTTACGCTTTCCGTGGAACGTACTTAAGCTGGAATAATGGAACGATGTTGTCACACACCTACTCCAAAGTGTTGCTTTGCGTCATTCGGACACTTTTGGTTCGGGCGGTGCTCTGCGGAGCTTAATTAGCAAATGTTTCAGGAGAAATTACTCTACGAAGCAATGAAGAACCAGTGAACGAAGGTAACTCAGAAAACAACGAAGGCGGCATAAAGATCTGCTATGGCGTTAGTTGCATGTGGCCAGTTGCATTACCGTAATGCAAATATATGGTTGCATTGGTTCTGAAGGCACGCTGCTCGCAGGGAAGTGTTGCGACAAAACTGCAAATCAAAGTACCAAAGCTGCAAGTCCTCGGCACAAAAGAAGCCTTTGCACCTTCGCAGGCACGCTCTTCTTGTGGCTGTATTGGCCGAGCTTCAACGCTGCCACGGTCCAAGGCGCCGAGAGGCACCGAGCTGTGATCAACACTTACCTCGCCCTGACGGCGTCATGTCTGACTGCGTTCGCCGCCTCGTCGTGTCTCGACGGCCGAGGAAGACTGGACATGGTCGGTGGCGCAAGTTTCCTTCGAAGACTTGAATGAATGGCGTATGGTGAGAGCGTTGAATCCCCACGGCACTCACTGGGCGCCTGATGCCTCCGTGCACCGTGCCATTTAGTAATGTTCACTACCGTCGCGCTTTTTAGGTCCTGTGCGCACGAAATTCTCGGATAACGACAATCATGCCTATAGACGTAAGCGAAAGTGCGCAAACGCATTAGACAGTATTACTATCGTTGCCGTAATTTAACCTGCATTTTCTTGTTGCTTTATCCCATTTTGCTGTCGTAATGTATACGTAGTGTTAAAAATGTTTTGCAGCGCCTCGCGGCATACTTTTCTGTCAATTGCGTCTTTACACACGTATCGATTTATTTTCGCTTTGTATGCTTTTCATGGATGAACACTGTCTTGTAAAGCTAAGTTTTCTTTGCGGACCCTCCCAGACATTGCTGACCGTTGCCACTGTCGTTGCtgctattagagagttttagattagggggacgcaagcgtaggggccacctagcgcttgcgtccccctaatctaaaactcccTACTTTCTTGCCGAACTGAACACGTGGGTGCGAGCGCAACTGCGCCAAAAAGCACGTGTGCGCGAAATCACGCGCACGCGTGCTGGTTTCCATTACGTCACAGGCACAGGAATGGAAGCGGGCCAATAATGGACTAGTCAACTTTACCACTGCCCTTGGCGTCGTACTTATCTCTGCGGACACCTCTACTCGCCACTTTTTCCTCAACACATatcgagagagagatagagaaagacgtttattaataataaaaaatatgtaCATATATTAAAAGGCAACCCGAGTGGTTTTTCCGCCTAGGTGCCTATAGATTAGGCGAATTGTTTCGCTCCTTAATAGGTAGAACAGCAATGGCTTTGCGGGTCCAGGGGTCCCTCCTGGAAGGGTCCAGTCGTCTAGTGTAACGAATGAGCTCTGTAGCCCTACAAgacagattcttcgcagtgaggataggccaggacatgtccatatcagacggtgtgctgtggctggctcACCTGTGTCGCAAGTTCCATTGTttgggtcaagcgacttgtcaaggtattgggctttgaacgcaggcgtgactgcggTGCCCACAAGCAGACGACTGGAGTGCCACGctttcccggcgtggaagcccaggattCGACAAACATCGAACATGGCCTTCGCCCTCGTGAATATCACTGTCTATAGGTCTCACAGTGCGCATTCGCATTACCTGCTGTTTGCTTTTCTGCATAGCTTCTTAATGGTGTGATGCATAAACATAAAGGCTACATGACATCATTGTTATGACCTGAGCGGTACATAAGCATAAACGGTGACATTGCAGGAGGAAACGCGTTGCATGTGATGACAACAAAGCCAATTGTACGCATCGCTTCTAGCTTTAAAACATCCATTTAAGCGCTTCAGGAATGATTCGCATCGTAGATATTCCAGCATGCGCGTTGGACCTGCATAATTTTCATATTAATGCAGCTTATTAACTGTCTACATATGCACCTTGCACTCTCACTTATGATGTAGGACATAAATGATAGAAAACCAGTGTACCTTTTGGTGTATAGTGTTATTACGTCTGGCTTGCCAGAGGCCTTTGCGGCACTTTGCCTCGCATTGGTTTTTAGGCTGTATCTTCAACATCCGCCATCTAATGAAATGGCGGATGTGATATGTGAAATCCGGGCAAAACTTCGGTTCTCTGGAACTTCTCATAAGGCTTTCATATTTTGATCAGGGAGGTCACTCGGTATGCGAGCCGTTGGTTTCAGTTAGTTACGGCTTATCACACGTGTATCGTGAGCATAAATCCCACACGTGATTGATGACTGTTAGGTGCCTTATTCGAGCCGATCTCATGCATAGCGTATTTGCGTGTGTTCAACCAGGCCTGCTTCGTATCTTTTGAACGCGTTTCCAGCTGCACTGATTTCCTAAGGAAGGTAATTGTTGTGTGTCTTTTTTTAAGGATTTCATACATGAGTTATGCCGTTGGGCGGCTCATGTCATTTGCTCTAGCTACGGATAACGAATTTGTTCAATGTTTTGTAGATCTATTGTGGAAGAGCAAACTGATTGCCAGAACAACCGCTTGCATTAAAAGCATTTGCATGTATGCAAGAGACCCTACGAGAAATCTAGGGACCCTGCTTTTAGATCACACTTATTTACTCTTTATTGCACGAAACGCAGTGTGCGCATCGTTTTGTAGATGACTGTCTTGGTAAACCAATGTTGACCGATTGGCTTACTTAGAATGTGCATAACAGAAATGTGAATCCCGTAAACGCTTACCACACCAAGGACTTACGTTTGTGAAATAGTGAGAATAGGTTCTTCGAAGAAGCATTTTCTTTACAAATAATACTGATCTAGAAGGGTGTCTTTGCACGTAGCCCGCAGTATAGTGCACGCAAGCGTGAGTTCGGGTACTTCAAGCGTCGATTTCAGCTACCTACCAGACGCCGTGAAGGCAAACTTCAAAATTACTCTGAACATTTTCCACCGAtagtcataatcatcatcatcaatattttttttttttgtccgctgtaggacgaaggcctcttctaGCAATCTCAAATTGctcccgtcttgcgctagctgattccaacttgcgcctgcaaatttcctaatttcatcacctcccctaattttctgccatcctcgaatGCGCTTTCCCTTCGCTTGGTCATTCATTCTGTAACCTGTAATGGTCCAACGTTTAtttgccctacgcattacatgaccggcaCAGTTGCATTTTTTCCCTcctaatgtcaaccagaatatcggctatcgtcatttgctctctgatccacaccgttctcttcttgtctcttaacttTCCGCCTAATATTTTTAGTTAATTCGCTCTTTGCGCAGTCCTAACTTGACCTCTGAGCTCTTTTGTTAGCCtgcaagtttctgcgccatatgttagcaccggtagagtgcaatgattgtacgcttttcttttcaacgactgtaGTAAACTCCCAGTAAGGGTTttcggtaatgcctgccgtatatacTCCAACCCGTTTtgattcttctgcaaatttcctccTCATGATCAGGGATCTGCTCACGGTCTGTGAGTGATACCGATAGTAAGAGTTAGTAAATGCCATTTTCCGAGTTGCCTGCATATACTAAAAATTTACTTAGCGCACTGCTCAATGAAGTGAAAATTGGTGAGTCGTTTAACTGGAGTACGCGTCTTCGCATGAGAAAGGAACCGTCCTTCTGTGCTCTTCGACGTACTCGTGAATTTTTGTGCGTTTATTACGCCTGAGCACTGCCTCGGATATGTCACAGATTGGCGCATACACTGTGTTTTTTTATGCTTGCTGAATTGCAGGTCCACATTCAGAACTCAACACTATCAGGTGGCGTTGCCATTGGCAGTATTGCGAGCATCCTGGGTGAACCTCACAGCGCCATCATAGTGGGCAGTATAGCCGGAGGAATTTCAGTGTTGGGATACAAGTTCATTACGGTTAGTGAGTTCATCGTTCTTGTAGTTTGTGCATGCCGGCCGCTGTAGAAACGGCTAGCGTGGGTTTTGAATGCTTGACTATTTCGCGTCCCTTGACGTTCGTCTTCGCCCCACAGTTATCGAGTCTCCTAACGCTCGGCTTCTTCGCATAACAGGCACGCAATAGGGGAAGTAGGCATAGCTTGCGAAGCTGCGACAAGACTACGCTGCGCGAGCGCCCATGTACTAGCGTAAGTTATGACCTGAATAGCTTAAGCGTCGTAGAAAGTTGCTTCCATACTAGCGTCACGTGATGAAGGGGATAGCTTAAGCGTGGTAGAAAGTTGCTTCCATACTAGCGTCACGTGACGGCGTACATAGCCCGGGCGCTAGAGGAACTTTCATTCTCCTATTTCACTCCGTTACACCATCGTGCTAGGACCGACCGCGTGCGCGTCGGTGTGGGCCGCGGGACTATCGAATAGAAGGTGTTTCTGCCAACAAAATTTGTCATTTTGTTTTGAATACTCTAATTTTAATAACTGGAGGCAACCGTGGTTAATACGCCGGTATACagatagagatagagaaagacgtttattaataataaaaaaaaatatgtacctCACATTACAAAGTTTATTTGGACTTGGGACAAACTGTCAATGTAAGCGGACATCAAATTTTACTTGGACATGTAGCAAACAGTCAATGTAAGTGGCGTTTTATAAAAACTGTCCACGCAATTCATGTCATTGTAACCAGCTTGCCATCAACAGGGACATTTCGTACGTCGGTCAAAGAACATCTCTGCTGAGCGGGGCACGATCGACCGTGGTTCAAATATAGAACTTAGACGCTAGGTCGTTATTTGTAAACATACTCATCGATAGCAGCCAGTTAAGTAAGTGAGGCACTAACATCGCCTTGACACGCTTCTCATTAGGCTGTAGTCTGTCATACTATGAAATGCCAATGCAGTGTAGCTGAATTTCGCATAACGTGCGAAATTCTGCATGTGGGATTCTGCCCACAACTATATCGCTCGAATGAAGACTTCGGACTTCAAGCTATGCCGAACATGAGGACTCCTCACGTGGGCGCTCGCGACTTAGAAGAATGTTACCCCTCCACATGAGAAAGGTCTGCCGCCTCGGCAAGGTCGAATGAGATCTGCGGAAAAGCGGGATCGCGGAATCTCGTGCACGGTTAAATTACCAAACTGGTAAAAGACGTTGTCGCGCTGTGACTCTCATCTCAAATAAAAACGGAGCCAAAAGACCTTTAGACAGACATCACACGGTCACACGCTGATCACACGCATCATCGCGTGTTCTACATCTACCTCTGGGTTCTACATTCTACATCTGTGTTTGATTTCCAGCGCAGTTGCTTCTCCTTTCTACAAATTTGTTTTCCATCTCAGTGAAAATCAAGGCGCAGAGCGTTAGTATAGTAACGCCCGAAACTGAAAGCGCTCCGATTCCGTTAGAGGAACGATATTTATTTAATAAAGAGACGTGAGTAAGGCGCAAATAACGTATTCTCTTGTGTTTACGGAACTGTGTGTCTCTTAGTGTTCTTCGCTCTTTTCTGTGATTTCCTTTACTCTTGTGCGGAAATTCGTAGCTGTTTGTGATATATGACTGTCTCAGTGTTTTCGTGCTCTTAGTTTTCCTTTCCTTGCGTAGGCGGAGTAGCTGGCGCCTTTAAAGACGCCAACCTCCACTTAAATTACATATAAAGACAAAGTACTGGCGCATTACAGATAGGCCTATCGTCACCGCGAGTCAGGGCCTATGGGGCTCTGGAATTCGAATATTACGCGAATGGCTTTTAAAGCTGACCCATAGTCCCCTGTATTTTCTTTGATCCCAGTGAATGTTGGCCTTTACTGCAGCTCAACTGACGTAGCAAGCCCTTCCATTCAATACGCAAACATTCATATGGAGAGCTCGCAGCGCTGTCATGCGGGAGCTGTATCTGCTCTCTGAACACCGAGCGTTCGCTGACACGCATGTATAGCAGAGGCAGCGCGAGCTCTCCCTTGCCTTTCTTTAGCACTTGTGTTGGATGGAAATCTGTTCTCACTCTCCGGGCTCACTCTCCGCTGTCTTGCAGCCTTTCCTGTCTCGCCGCTGGAGCGTGCACGACACATGCGGCGTGCACAACTTACACGGCATGCCGGGACTGCTCGCCGGTGTTAGCAGCATCATACTGGCGGCCACAACGTCCCAGGAGTCTCATGGCGACAGGTGAGCGCTCGTGTGCGAGAGATAAACCCAGGCAGGTAACAGGGTAGTAAAATATGTTATTGGACCAATTGGCTGAAGGCTAgagcacggccactggataaaataaaaagaaaaaaacaccggCGGGATATTGTACCAtggatcacattcatgtcatcaataaAGTAATCGATAATAATGCGGAGTAccataaacctctctatatggctttcatagattatgaagagacatttgattcagtagagatagcagcagtcatgcaggcattgcgtaatcaaggagtgcgtATACATAGACCCTAATATATACgtaaattttcgctcacggaaaTTCCGCCGGCGCCGACACCTGATTTTCTGTGacagggggcccttaacgctatctcgTTATCAAGAGTGCGAGCGAGAGTCATGTAGAACGCAGATGTCGAGGCGCCAAGGTTTTACTGATGAGGATAGAGGGAAGCAAACTACAAGCTTAATGGTCTGTGATCGGAAAT
This Dermacentor silvarum isolate Dsil-2018 chromosome 6, BIME_Dsil_1.4, whole genome shotgun sequence DNA region includes the following protein-coding sequences:
- the LOC119455941 gene encoding ammonium transporter Rh type A isoform X2, producing the protein MEARIKTAFALGLVEGILLILFGVCVTFDRPVQPRHVTAAEEKSNEATFNRFYPMFEDVHVMVYVGFGYLMTFLRRFGYSAVGNTLLQSAIVLQWAVIMRGIWRVNNAKIPLDMESLLGAEFSAVTYLISLGALLGKTSLIQNAIIGIVETALGAGNEYLGVSVLQAVDPGGSIFLHTFGAYFGLALAFALHRKDHLSHRNEGSSYTSDVFAMIGTLFLWLYWPSFNAATVQGAERHRAVINTYLALTASCLTAFAASSCLDGRGRLDMVHIQNSTLSGGVAIGSIASILGEPHSAIIVGSIAGGISVLGYKFITPFLSRRWSVHDTCGVHNLHGMPGLLAGVSSIILAATTSQESHGDRLFSIYPARASVFNVTDGHGFNVTYGLGRSAGEQAAFQLWALLATLAIAISGGLATVVIGWLIQHIQLDPPKQYHAYNVYQILR
- the LOC119455941 gene encoding ammonium transporter Rh type A isoform X1 translates to MEARIKTAFALGLVEGILLILFGVCVTFDRPVQPRHVTAAEEKSNEATFNRFYPMFEDVHVMVYVGFGYLMTFLRRFGYSAVGNTLLQSAIVLQWAVIMRGIWRVNNAKIPLDMESLLGAEFSAVTYLISLGALLGKTSLIQNAIIGIVETALGAGNEYLGVSVLQAVDPGGSIFLHTFGAYFGLALAFALHRKDHLSHRNEGSSYTSDVFAMIGTLFLWLYWPSFNAATVQGAERHRAVINTYLALTASCLTAFAASSCLDGRGRLDMVHIQNSTLSGGVAIGSIASILGEPHSAIIVGSIAGGISVLGYKFITPFLSRRWSVHDTCGVHNLHGMPGLLAGVSSIILAATTSQESHGDRLFSIYPARASVFNVTDGHGFNVTYGLGRSAGEQAAFQLWALLATLAIAISGGLATGLLVRLECFEPVDVQDLFDDGVAWSVAGPELPTFLEVKPRKASPPRRPQVRFKNRVMSIVRETRAKALGTSTH